A section of the Lineus longissimus chromosome 1, tnLinLong1.2, whole genome shotgun sequence genome encodes:
- the LOC135488767 gene encoding RAD50-interacting protein 1-like, translating into MADSGREDQHDSVLSFINSEFSEDIKDLVKAKNLYEQVKRENDEIRLQVSLVSSEAPGKIDCALNQAKDALLQAKVLSSDRDRLHEQSNEHSVLMEPKVKQLTELTEQVDELERYVSYLEWIARLEELSSNIQTALIINSVERAAGHFAEMAQLMENLQASHCLNLIKFAQDTIMFWYKILKNKLVSEFEEILTALGWPFVSATVMPPSAQDVAEYKDRMKVLFGQLVKLQLPDGMAPDSQINHPLLAQIPGWKPILMPIQLLIKPLKKRFHYHFFGNKQTNSIDKPEWFFTQILSWIRDHRDFLRTTIQPMMREANLGHIDCQVEFIRGLLVLVIERMATDIPDLLYDEHQYSHLIDEALAFDKELHFSYNYPQNQPRCLHVLTEKEAFDKWIMIERKFALEKMDAMLSSPTAWQSQYKDIPDVDELKIPECGEAFMTLMLTITERYKSLPSAAHRIKFMDLQLELFDDFRIRLLQVMKEVASTPTSNVFCAIFNSVNYIIDVAKQWNELPFFIQLQYYRCAPLVSQYATPMAGSPRSPLSPDKDISSPLTPAKSIMQISMEFDESLLDKIEGTVFDNTIKLYEHIKFDMMKNIVSDVMMDVKARSRPYRRERWICLASQKDLVATGLSSSACEMFMVLRDWLHAVQQLLSKGLFRIFWQNLAEDLNRFIYKEVILDNNFNDGGSTQLQYDMTRNLFPLFGPYTAKPENYFKDVKEALIILNLKAGSAMLLKEVLNTALHVALIDPHVHVQDPIAALHEAGVYKLSPEDVELLLSLRTDLA; encoded by the exons ATGGCAGATTCTGGCAGAGAAGATCAGCACGATTCTGTGTTGTCATTCATTAATTCCGAGTTCTCGGAAGATATCAAAGATCTAGTGAAGGCAAAGAACCTGTATGAACAGGTTAaaagagaaaatgatgaaatcCGACTTCAG GTTTCATTGGTAAGCTCTGAGGCTCCGGGTAAGATTGACTGTGCTCTAAATCAGGCCAAAGATGCCCTACTTCAGGCAAAGGTCTTATCATCAGATAGGGACAGACTCCATGAACAGAGTAATGAGCATTCTGTACTCATGGAGCCAAAGGTGAAACAGCTCACAGAACTAACTGAACAGGTTGACGAGTTGGAGAGATATGTGTCATATTTAGAATGGATTGCAAGGCTCGAAGAACTCAG TTCTAACATACAGACAGCATTGATCATCAACTCAGTAGAAAGAGCTGCTGGTCACTTTGCTGAGATGGCCCAGCTGATGGAGAACCTGCAAGCCTCCCATTGCCTCAACCTGATCAAGTTTGCACAGGACACCATCATGTTCTGGTACAAGATCCTAAAGAATAAACTGGTCAG TGAGTTTGAAGAAATCTTAACTGCTCTCGGTTGGCCATTTGTTTCTGCTACTGTGATGCCACCATCAGCACAAGATGTAGCTGAGTACAAGGATCGCATGAAGGTTCTGTTTGGCCAGTTAGTCAAGCTGCAACTACC TGATGGTATGGCTCCTGACAGTCAGATCAACCACCCGCTCCTTGCTCAGATCCCTGGATGGAAACCAATCCTGATGCCCATTCAGTTACTCATCAAGCCTCTCAAGAAGAGATTCCATTATCACTTCTTTGGCAACAAGCAGACAAACAGCATTGATAAG CCGGAATGGTTCTTCACGCAGATCCTGAGTTGGATACGAGATCATCGGGACTTCCTGCGCACGACAATACAGCCAATGATGAGAGAGGCAAACCTTGGTCACATCGATTGTCAG GTTGAGTTTATTCGTGGTCTCCTTGTACTAGTGATTGAGAGAATGGCCACTGACATTCCTGACTTGTTGTACGATGAACACCAGTATTCTCACCTGATAGATGAGGCATTGGCATTTGATAAGGAGCTCCATTTCTCCTACAACTACCCTCAGAATCAACCAAGGTGTCTACATGTCTTGACCGAGAAAGAGGCCTTTGATAAGTGGATTATGATTGAAAGGAAAT TTGCCCTTGAGAAGATGGATGCAATGCTGTCTTCCCCCACTGCTTGGCAGTCACAGTATAAAGATATACCAGATGTAGATGAACTGAAGATACCAGAGTGTGGGGAGGCCTTCATGACATTAATGTTGACCATAACAG AGCGCTACAAATCGCTGCCATCTGCCGCTCACAGGATCAAGTTCATGGATCTACAGCTCGAACTGTTTGATGATTTTAGGATTCGTCTACTACAGGTCATGAAGGAGGTCGCTAGTACACCAACCAGTAACGTGTTTTGTGCCATCTTCAACTCCGTCAACTATATAATCGACGTGGCCAAGCAGTGGAATGAACTGCCT TTCTTCATCCAACTGCAGTATTATCGCTGTGCTCCTCTAGTCAGTCAGTATGCAACACCGATGGCTGGTTCACCAAGGTCCCCTCTCAGCCCTGATAAAGACATCAGTTCGCCCCTCACACCAGCCAAGAGTATCATGCAG atttctaTGGAATTTGATGAGAGTCTCCTTGACAAAATTGAGGGTACAGTGTTTGATAACACGATCAAACTTTATGAACACATCAAGTTTGATATGATGAAGAACATTGTGAGTGATGTAATGATGGATGTTAAAGCCAGGAGTCGACCATATAGAAGGGAGAG ATGGATTTGTCTGGCTTCTCAGAAAGATTTAGTAGCGACGGGCCTGTCATCATCTGCTTGTGAGATGTTTATGGTGCTTAGGGACTGGCTGCATGCTGTGCAACAATTACTCAGCAAAGGATTATTTAGGATATTCTGGCAAAATTTAGCGGAAGATTTAAATAGATTTATTTATAAAGAG GTGATCTTGGACAACAACTTCAATGATGGTGGATCAACTCAGCTCCAGTACGATATGACAAGAAACCTCTTCCCGTTATTCGGCCCTTACACTGCCAAACCTGAAAACTATTTCAAAGA TGTAAAAGAAGCACTGATCATCCTTAACCTGAAGGCAGGATCGGCCATGCTATTGAAGGAGGTACTGAATACGGCCCTTCACGTGGCGCTCATTGACCCTCATGTGCACGTGCAGGATCCCATTGCAGCCTTGCACGAGGCTGGAGTCTACAAACTCTCTCCAGAGGATGTGGAACTTTTACTTTCCTTGAGGACGGATTTAGCCTGA